The Sulfurospirillum diekertiae genomic sequence GAAAGAAACTTAACATGAGATACTTTCCTTAAAATAAATTTTTTGTTATTTCTAATTATGAATTAAATACTTGCTTAATTGGCATCATTCATTCATCAAAGTGCTATACCAGTAAAGCCAAAAAAACACTTGACAAAAAACCAATTTCTGCATCTTTGTTCATGCTAACGCACAAAAAATAAAGGTGTACTTAAAAAGCCTTTGAATGAAGCCTCCTTGTATGGGAGCCGAAAATATGGTAACTTCTTTTATTTATTAATTATTGAAAACTTAAATTTTCATAGTTAATTATCAAATTCTAATATAACAAATATTACATTAAGTTCGTAGCATGAAAATAGCTTCTATGGAGTTAAAAAATAAAAACTCCCCTTATATAAGAGGTTTTGAGCTTTTACTGATAAATGAAGATAAGGCAATATTGAGAGATTTTGAAACAATAAATATACTATTATGCACAACAGCAGAAATATTCTCGCATAACAAAAGTAAGCAATATTTCTGCCATTGTTTTTTTAACTTAGATGCCTAAAGATTGTCTTTTAAAGTACTCTTTACCCGCTTTACATAATGGACATGCATTGGGTGCCTTTTTGCCTCTATGAATATGTCCACATACTTCACAGACCCAAATTTCTTCTTCTGCATCTGCAAAGAAACCATCTTCTTTCATTGCATCTTGAAGAGCTTTGTATTCACGTTCATGTTCAACTTCTACTTTACCAATGGCATTAAAAAGACGTGCAAGCTCTTTATGACCCTCTTCTTCTGCAATTTTTGCAAAACCTGGGTACATTGTTGTATGCTCATAATTTTCACCCGCCATCGCTACATCAAGATTTTTGAGTGTAATTTCAGTCTCAGCACCATCTACAAGCTTATGATAAGCTTTAAACTCTGCACGTGCATGCCATTTTTCATTCTCAGCCGCTTCTCTAAAGTGACGTGAAACTGCATGCCAACCCTCTTCTAATGCAATGTCAGCAAATAAGTCATATTTGTTACGAGCTTGTGATTCGCCTGCAAATGCTTTCATCAGATTTACCGCTGTGAGGTCTTTGGTGATGCACTCCATCTCTTGACCACAACAGGTAAGTTTTCCGCCACCTACATTTTGAACTTCAACTTCGTTACCACATTTACTACATTTATATGTCTCATACTGTTTCATTCATACTCCTTTAAATTTGTGCTGAAATTCTAATACACCCTTACTTAAATTGTAATTAATTGTAATTAATAATTTTTATTATCTATAAAATCCCTTTTTTGATAAAAAAATCTTCGATGACTTTAGGTGCAAACGCTTTATCGTACATATAAAGCTCTTGCCATGTTTTTCCTTCTAAAAAGCTCTTTGTCTCAATCTGATATTTTTGCTTCATTACTGTTACAAACTCCAAAACAGCACTAAACAAAAGAGCGTACTGTGCAGCTGTAAATTTTTTGAGAAGATCAAACAATCGGTAGTAATTTACCATCTTTTTACTTGACTCTTCACTCATGCGAAGCGACCAAATTCGTCCTGCAAAATCATGTTGGTACTCAACACCACTACGAATTTCGAGAGAAAACTCTCTAAGTCCTTTTAAAAATGTCTCTTTGGGTAAAAAATCTGTGGTATTGTGAAAGAAAAGATAGATACTAAAAAGAAAAAGATCCTCAATACATGGCGCATAGCTTTTAATCTCACCATATGTCTCTTTTTCAACGCTTAACTGCATTCTTAGATACGCTAGGTGCTTCACACGCCAGTTATCTTTTTGCTCAGCCCTCTTCTGCCACTCAATCAATGTAGGTCTAGGAATATCGTAACGCTCAACTAAAGGCTTGTAAGACGTCTGCATAGCTTACTCCCAAGTCAGAATAGACTATTCTATTACATTTTTTTGAAATATTTCAATATATAAGGGTTTAAAGAAGATTAAAAGGAGAAATGTATACCATTTGTTCACGTTAAAAACAGATGGTATACATCAAAAAGAGATTAGATATGAAAGTGTTTTAGAAACGCTGGGTTATTCTCAACCAAACCAAGCTCAATCAGGCGCTTGATCGTAGTTTGATCGCAGTCGGTGTCTTTTGGCCACTCTCTTGTGTAGCCATCCAGATCATTTTTAGTCGTTGCATCAATGCCGATGAACTCTTCTTCCACAAAAATGTCACGAAGTGCATCAATGTTATTGACCACGCGCCAAATGAGCATATACGCATTGTCCACGCTATTACCTTCATGATCCACCACGATCAAAAGTTTCATATGCTCGATTAAAGGTTTGAGTGCTTCATACACCTCTTTACCTGCCCTCTTCTTGTCGATGGTCATGACGGTAATCGGTGTTTTTGTCTGCGTTTTATACTGCTTAAGCGCACTGACTTCAGGAACCAACGTCGTGACTTTAAACAGAAGGTCACGATCACTCAAAATGGTTTTTGAAGGAGCATCAATGACACCTCCGGTACAATCCACCCCAAGCTTACCACCAAAGAGTGCATTGGGCGAAGCGTGATCAAGGGCATCACACACGCCTTCACTGATGAGCAATCGTTTGGCACTGATACGATTGAGGATATAATCACTCAAAGGCTCATAATCTTCCAGTTCAGGGGCATTTTCGTCCACAAAAATAGCATGTTTGACAAAACTCATCTGCCCTACACCCCAAAACGCGTGCATAAACTGTTTAGCGTGTCCTGGGTAAAGTACATTCATTTTTGCCAAAATGAGGTTATGGAAAACGCCATTTTCAGGCATGTTATAATCAATCAAATCTGGCGCTGTCGTTTTGAGAAGTGGTAAAAAGATGCGTTCTGTCGCCCAACCCATGTATTTATCTTCTAAAGGAGGTTTACCGACAACAGTGGCTTGGTAAACAGGTTTTTCTTTACATGTAATGCAGGTCACATCCATCACAGGGTACGATTCTTTAAGCGTATAGTAACCAGTATGATCGCCAAAAGGCCCTTCAATCTCCATAAGGCTTGGATCAACCCAACCTTCGATGACAATGTCCACATCTTCGGGTACATAAATAGGATTGGTCAGTGATTTAACCAAGCGAGCGTTTTT encodes the following:
- a CDS encoding ferritin family protein; translated protein: MKQYETYKCSKCGNEVEVQNVGGGKLTCCGQEMECITKDLTAVNLMKAFAGESQARNKYDLFADIALEEGWHAVSRHFREAAENEKWHARAEFKAYHKLVDGAETEITLKNLDVAMAGENYEHTTMYPGFAKIAEEEGHKELARLFNAIGKVEVEHEREYKALQDAMKEDGFFADAEEEIWVCEVCGHIHRGKKAPNACPLCKAGKEYFKRQSLGI
- a CDS encoding menaquinone biosynthesis decarboxylase, whose product is MQRIIELLRQNDLLRVIDDELDIDLEIPHLAYIEVKKEDSKALLFTKPVSKRLGKSFDIPVLMNVFGSTKATELIFGKNPNAVSKQIEALMHMKPPTSFMDKMGMLGTLFNLKNALPKRLKGKGVCQSKVYDEPNLYDFPILTTWSEDGGPFITMGQVYTQSLDGTKQNLGMYRLQVYDKNRLGMHWQIHKDSAHFFHEYQKAGKKMPVSVGIGGDPLYIWCGQAPMPIGMFELLLYGFIKDKNARLVKSLTNPIYVPEDVDIVIEGWVDPSLMEIEGPFGDHTGYYTLKESYPVMDVTCITCKEKPVYQATVVGKPPLEDKYMGWATERIFLPLLKTTAPDLIDYNMPENGVFHNLILAKMNVLYPGHAKQFMHAFWGVGQMSFVKHAIFVDENAPELEDYEPLSDYILNRISAKRLLISEGVCDALDHASPNALFGGKLGVDCTGGVIDAPSKTILSDRDLLFKVTTLVPEVSALKQYKTQTKTPITVMTIDKKRAGKEVYEALKPLIEHMKLLIVVDHEGNSVDNAYMLIWRVVNNIDALRDIFVEEEFIGIDATTKNDLDGYTREWPKDTDCDQTTIKRLIELGLVENNPAFLKHFHI